From Burkholderia sp. WP9, a single genomic window includes:
- a CDS encoding aspartate kinase yields the protein MWVVKIGGSLSHEPTLRHWLTELCEVGGGRVVIVPGGGDFADKVRQYQSEWRFDDLAAHNMCLLAMTQYAILMQGVLPELVLASSEAKIRRALRDGHVAVWVPTALMRDTPDAMSNWDTTSDSLAAWLSTMLNAERLIVVKSCPISEGERLETLAASGVVDRCFVDYVNEANYVVELLNKDNVALMRDRLLNTPVS from the coding sequence ATGTGGGTGGTCAAGATCGGGGGCAGCCTGAGTCACGAGCCGACGCTGCGCCACTGGCTCACCGAGCTCTGTGAAGTGGGGGGCGGGCGCGTGGTCATCGTGCCCGGTGGCGGCGATTTCGCGGACAAGGTGCGGCAATACCAGAGCGAGTGGCGCTTCGACGATCTGGCCGCCCATAACATGTGTCTGCTCGCCATGACGCAATACGCGATTCTCATGCAAGGGGTGTTGCCTGAACTCGTGCTCGCTTCGAGCGAGGCGAAGATCCGCCGCGCGCTGCGCGACGGCCATGTCGCCGTATGGGTGCCGACCGCGCTGATGCGCGACACGCCGGACGCGATGAGCAATTGGGACACCACCTCGGACAGCCTCGCCGCATGGCTCTCGACGATGCTCAACGCCGAGCGGCTGATCGTGGTGAAGTCATGCCCGATCTCCGAGGGCGAGCGGCTCGAGACGCTGGCCGCGAGCGGCGTGGTCGACCGGTGTTTCGTCGACTATGTGAACGAAGCCAACTACGTGGTCGAACTGCTCAACAAGGACAATGTCGCGTTGATGCGCGACCGGCTGCTGAATACG
- a CDS encoding hydantoinase/oxoprolinase family protein — translation MSAAHVTVKHATPTTEQRAPIFGWDVGGAHVKVSMTDAHGAVLDIAQWACPLWQGLDHLERTIDLVFERWPAAQTAAAQHAVTMTGEMVDLFEDRAQGVRAIAAALAQRLGPRLRFYAGDAGWLTPQTCAAGWRSVASANWLATARWVAARVSDALLVDIGSTTTDIIPLAGGCVVARAATDAGRLATGELVYQGVVRTPLCGIAQRIEFAGAAVNVMNEWFATTADVYRLTGELAPQYDLYPSADQGPKTQSASRTRLARMIGRDAHEADPAEWRRFALRWRELQMREIGVNLARVTAAHPELAAAPLVGAGCGRFLAAALAREEARGYIDFGALAAVPASRLDWAATCAPSVAVALLAALQQSDAIDGNRGAAPRAA, via the coding sequence ATGAGCGCCGCGCATGTCACGGTTAAGCATGCAACCCCCACGACGGAACAACGCGCGCCGATATTCGGCTGGGATGTCGGCGGCGCGCACGTCAAGGTTTCGATGACCGATGCCCACGGCGCCGTGCTCGACATCGCGCAATGGGCGTGTCCGCTGTGGCAGGGGCTCGACCATCTCGAGCGAACCATCGACCTCGTCTTCGAACGCTGGCCCGCCGCGCAGACAGCGGCCGCGCAACACGCGGTGACAATGACCGGCGAGATGGTCGACCTGTTCGAGGACCGCGCGCAAGGCGTGCGGGCGATCGCCGCCGCGCTGGCGCAGCGGCTCGGGCCGCGGCTGCGCTTCTACGCCGGCGACGCAGGCTGGCTTACGCCGCAGACCTGCGCGGCCGGCTGGCGCAGCGTCGCCTCGGCGAACTGGCTCGCGACCGCGCGCTGGGTGGCGGCACGCGTATCCGACGCGCTGCTCGTCGACATCGGCAGCACCACCACCGACATCATTCCGCTCGCGGGCGGCTGTGTCGTCGCGCGTGCCGCGACCGATGCCGGGCGGCTCGCCACGGGCGAACTCGTGTACCAGGGCGTGGTGCGCACGCCGTTGTGCGGTATCGCGCAGCGCATCGAATTCGCCGGGGCGGCCGTCAACGTGATGAACGAATGGTTTGCGACCACGGCGGACGTCTACCGGCTCACGGGTGAACTGGCGCCGCAGTACGACCTTTACCCGAGCGCCGACCAGGGACCGAAGACGCAGAGCGCAAGCCGCACACGGCTCGCGCGGATGATCGGCCGGGATGCCCATGAAGCGGACCCGGCCGAATGGCGCAGGTTCGCGCTCCGCTGGCGCGAGTTGCAGATGCGCGAAATCGGCGTGAATCTGGCGCGCGTGACGGCGGCGCACCCTGAACTCGCCGCCGCGCCGCTGGTGGGCGCCGGCTGCGGACGTTTTCTCGCGGCGGCGCTGGCGCGCGAAGAGGCGCGTGGCTACATCGATTTCGGCGCGCTGGCGGCGGTGCCGGCGAGCCGCCTGGACTGGGCCGCGACGTGCGCGCCGAGTGTGGCGGTGGCATTGCTGGCGGCGTTGCAGCAGAGCGATGCCATCGACGGAAACCGCGGCGCGGCGCCGCGGGCGGCGTGA
- a CDS encoding ATP-grasp domain-containing protein: MTKIFVFEYLTGGGIDPAHAGAASLADLSALIVEGRVMRDALANDLRELDGVRVSFASSRFETVDPALAHCRAAQGESMTAFVARAAREHDYAWIIAPECDGLLLRLYDAVGAARWLGCAKEAIRVASSKSATAACLAAHGIATTPAIEPGQIEPGQAEPAQADERRGERWVVKPDDGAGGLDTFVFDNFVDACAEYEARAAAARKPVLQSWVEGEPLSLSLVCRAEGVELVSINRQQISLSAGDAGQQPRIVEFDGVTVNQIDPAGDQGRMLDVLAQRVAKAMPGLRGFVGIDVVWHPQRGPVVIEVNPRLTVAYAGLSEALGGNLARTLLDAHGVRIERSGPAARNHGAPCACGAQP; encoded by the coding sequence TTGACCAAGATCTTTGTCTTCGAGTATCTCACCGGCGGCGGTATCGACCCGGCGCATGCCGGCGCGGCGAGTCTCGCCGACCTGAGCGCGCTGATCGTCGAAGGCCGGGTGATGCGCGACGCGCTCGCGAACGACCTGCGCGAACTCGACGGTGTGCGAGTGAGCTTCGCGAGTTCGCGCTTCGAAACCGTCGACCCGGCGCTCGCTCATTGTAGGGCCGCGCAAGGGGAGTCGATGACGGCTTTCGTCGCGCGTGCGGCGCGTGAGCACGATTACGCGTGGATCATCGCGCCGGAATGCGATGGGCTGCTGCTGCGTCTGTACGATGCGGTGGGCGCGGCGCGCTGGCTCGGCTGCGCGAAAGAAGCGATCCGCGTGGCGTCGAGCAAGAGCGCGACGGCGGCGTGCCTCGCGGCGCATGGCATCGCCACCACGCCTGCGATCGAACCCGGACAGATCGAACCCGGACAGGCCGAACCGGCACAGGCCGATGAGCGGCGCGGCGAGCGTTGGGTCGTGAAACCCGACGACGGCGCGGGCGGTCTCGATACCTTCGTGTTCGACAATTTCGTCGACGCCTGCGCCGAATACGAAGCCCGCGCGGCCGCCGCACGCAAACCCGTACTGCAGTCATGGGTCGAAGGCGAACCGCTCAGCCTTTCGCTCGTCTGCCGCGCCGAGGGCGTGGAACTCGTGAGCATCAACCGTCAGCAAATCAGCTTGAGCGCAGGCGATGCGGGGCAGCAACCGCGCATCGTCGAATTCGACGGCGTGACGGTTAACCAGATCGATCCGGCCGGCGACCAGGGCCGCATGCTCGACGTGCTCGCGCAACGCGTCGCGAAGGCGATGCCGGGCTTGCGCGGCTTTGTCGGCATCGACGTGGTGTGGCATCCGCAGCGCGGGCCGGTTGTGATCGAGGTCAATCCGCGGCTGACCGTCGCGTATGCCGGCCTTTCCGAGGCGCTGGGCGGCAATCTCGCACGCACGCTGCTCGATGCGCACGGCGTGCGCATCGAGCGATCCGGTCCGGCGGCGCGCAACCATGGCGCGCCGTGTGCCTGTGGAGCCCAGCCATGA
- a CDS encoding HisA/HisF-related TIM barrel protein — translation MQVIPVLDLLDGHVVRAVRGERTAYRPIRSSLAATSEPLHIARALLAASGARTLYIADLGAILQQGAHVETLAALRAALPGTDIWLDAGYADYSSMHTLFERIEATGKRNSHSGNPPPAHDLATLVPVFGTESLHDLDALCAADAAGLSPILSLDHRAGQLLTATAFERTAAWWPRRVIAMTLDQVGSYDGPDLATVERIRAAAPAQTAVIGAGGIRDRDDMAAAARTGASAWLVASALHDRRIGMPLTEST, via the coding sequence ATGCAGGTGATACCGGTTCTCGATCTGCTCGACGGACACGTGGTGCGCGCGGTGCGCGGCGAACGCACGGCTTATCGGCCGATCCGCTCGTCGCTCGCCGCCACCAGCGAGCCGCTTCACATCGCTCGTGCGCTGCTTGCCGCAAGCGGCGCACGAACGCTCTATATCGCCGACCTCGGCGCGATCCTTCAGCAAGGCGCTCATGTCGAGACGCTCGCTGCATTGCGTGCCGCCCTGCCCGGCACTGACATCTGGCTCGACGCGGGCTATGCCGACTACTCGTCGATGCATACGCTGTTCGAACGCATCGAAGCCACCGGCAAGCGCAACAGCCACAGCGGCAATCCACCTCCTGCGCACGATCTTGCGACTCTCGTACCTGTCTTCGGCACCGAGTCGCTCCACGACCTCGACGCGCTCTGCGCCGCCGACGCTGCCGGACTCTCGCCGATCCTTTCGCTCGACCATCGCGCCGGCCAACTGCTCACCGCTACCGCATTCGAACGCACCGCCGCATGGTGGCCTCGAAGAGTGATCGCGATGACACTCGATCAGGTGGGCAGCTACGACGGCCCCGATCTCGCCACCGTCGAACGCATTCGTGCCGCTGCACCCGCGCAAACCGCCGTGATCGGAGCAGGCGGCATTCGTGATCGCGACGATATGGCGGCAGCAGCCCGCACTGGCGCTTCTGCGTGGCTCGTGGCGTCCGCGCTGCATGATCGCCGAATCGGCATGCCACTCACCGAGTCCACCTAA
- a CDS encoding formylmethanofuran dehydrogenase — MHLSPNDPSSPNPSAAANVPASTVTRDWTCPFCPLLCDDLVVESREDATLAVPDTECPRLAQALACYGNADAACRNSVDGHDADLDTAVASAARILSSARRPLFGALTTDVAGTRALYTLAAGCGAILDHLHGDAMSAATLSLQDRGSFFTTLSEVRSRADLLVFFGCQPSQRYPRFFARTLEGTPQQRELVFVGCTPDPAASGLANTHVEALLPHADPFDTLALWSALAEGREAGTLQDNGTGAAQALATLQARIAAAHYTVLVYEPAALPGPHAALLIEALNRIVKAANRTVRAGCLALGGDDGALTVNQTVTWLSGLPLRTRVSTPARIAGAAPLDYDPYRYRTARLLAEGEIDALLWVASFAPPAWPQALEENVPAIVLGHPALADAAKARGGATVFIPVATPGIDSGGHLFRVDGSVVMPLSPARGAALPSVAAIVSQLAARLVAEPAAQVQS; from the coding sequence ATGCATCTCTCGCCCAATGATCCATCGTCCCCGAACCCGTCGGCCGCGGCCAACGTGCCCGCCTCGACAGTGACGCGCGATTGGACCTGCCCGTTCTGCCCACTGCTGTGCGACGACCTCGTCGTCGAGTCGCGCGAAGACGCCACGCTCGCCGTGCCGGATACCGAATGCCCGCGGCTCGCGCAAGCGCTTGCGTGTTACGGCAATGCGGACGCAGCATGCCGCAACAGCGTCGACGGACACGACGCGGATCTCGATACCGCAGTGGCGAGCGCGGCGCGGATCCTGTCGTCGGCACGCCGCCCGTTGTTCGGTGCGCTGACCACGGACGTTGCGGGCACCCGCGCGCTGTACACGCTCGCCGCCGGCTGCGGCGCGATCCTCGACCATCTGCACGGCGATGCAATGAGCGCGGCCACGCTGTCATTGCAGGATCGCGGCTCGTTCTTCACGACGCTTTCCGAAGTGCGTTCGCGTGCGGACCTGCTGGTGTTTTTCGGCTGTCAGCCGTCGCAGCGTTATCCGCGATTTTTCGCGCGTACGCTGGAAGGCACGCCGCAGCAACGCGAGCTGGTGTTCGTCGGTTGCACGCCCGACCCGGCTGCGAGCGGCCTGGCGAATACACACGTCGAAGCGCTCCTGCCGCACGCCGATCCTTTCGATACGCTCGCGCTTTGGTCCGCGCTAGCCGAAGGCCGTGAAGCCGGCACGTTGCAAGACAACGGCACGGGTGCGGCACAAGCACTGGCCACGCTGCAGGCACGCATCGCCGCCGCGCACTACACCGTGCTCGTCTACGAGCCTGCCGCACTGCCCGGCCCGCACGCCGCATTGCTGATCGAAGCCTTGAACCGGATCGTCAAAGCGGCAAACCGCACGGTACGCGCCGGCTGTCTCGCGCTCGGCGGCGACGACGGCGCATTGACCGTCAACCAGACCGTGACCTGGCTCTCGGGTCTGCCGCTCCGCACGCGTGTCTCGACGCCCGCACGCATCGCCGGCGCGGCGCCGCTCGACTACGATCCGTATCGCTATCGCACGGCCAGACTGCTCGCCGAGGGCGAAATCGATGCCCTGCTGTGGGTCGCCAGCTTCGCGCCGCCGGCATGGCCGCAAGCGCTCGAGGAGAACGTGCCGGCGATCGTGCTCGGCCATCCCGCTCTAGCCGACGCCGCCAAAGCGCGCGGCGGCGCCACTGTCTTCATTCCGGTCGCGACGCCAGGCATCGATAGCGGCGGCCATCTGTTTCGTGTCGACGGCTCGGTCGTCATGCCGCTCTCTCCTGCGCGAGGCGCGGCGCTGCCCTCGGTGGCGGCGATCGTCTCGCAACTGGCCGCGCGACTCGTCGCCGAGCCCGCCGCACAGGTGCAGTCATGA
- a CDS encoding formylmethanofuran dehydrogenase subunit A — protein sequence MSLVRLKGGTIYDPANGVDGERRDLTFRDGRVVDLPATTPADHEYDATGMIVMAGGIDMHSHIGGGKTNLSRLLLPEDHRDDPVRDAAYEAVQDANGRYLRLPSCGVCTPGTLATGYRYAEMGYTAAFEPAMMPSNARHTHLEMGDTPIIDHGAYVMLGNDELFLQMLAARNDFERLRDYIGWTIHSSKALGVKVVNPGGISAFKFNQRSLNVDEPHVHYGITPRDVLHTLSRALTELRVPHPLHVHASNLGVPGNIDSTIATMDAADGLPIHLTHIQFHSYGTEGPQKFSSGARQIAEAVNARPNVSIDVGQIIFGQTVTASGDTMMQFRNTPLARPHKWVVGDIECDAGCGVVPFRYREQSYVNALQWIIGLEIFLLVDDPWRVAMTTDHPNGGPFTSYPHLIRLLMDKSFRDEQLAKLNADAQVASALPQLQREFSLYEIAIITRAGPARLLGLRDRGHLGVGAAADIAVYRDVADRERMFTSPAYVFKDGELVARDGTLVATPTGGIHFVSPEFDRGIEKTLRAYSDANLASNFAHAAISDDEICNCCRGGRLLPVESLANG from the coding sequence ATGAGTCTCGTCCGGCTCAAAGGCGGCACGATCTACGACCCGGCGAACGGCGTCGACGGCGAGCGCCGCGATCTGACGTTCCGCGACGGCCGCGTTGTCGACCTGCCCGCCACCACGCCGGCCGATCATGAATACGATGCCACCGGCATGATCGTGATGGCAGGCGGTATCGACATGCACTCGCATATCGGCGGCGGCAAGACCAATCTTTCGCGCCTGCTGCTACCCGAGGATCATCGCGACGATCCTGTGCGGGACGCCGCCTACGAAGCGGTACAGGACGCGAACGGCCGCTACCTGCGGCTGCCGTCGTGCGGCGTGTGCACGCCCGGCACGCTCGCGACCGGCTACCGCTACGCCGAGATGGGCTACACGGCCGCGTTCGAACCGGCCATGATGCCGTCCAACGCACGCCACACGCACCTCGAAATGGGCGATACGCCGATCATCGACCACGGCGCGTATGTGATGCTCGGCAACGACGAACTGTTCCTGCAGATGCTCGCTGCACGCAATGACTTCGAGCGTCTGCGCGACTACATCGGCTGGACGATTCACTCGAGCAAGGCGCTCGGCGTGAAGGTCGTCAATCCGGGCGGCATCTCCGCATTCAAATTCAACCAGCGCTCGCTCAACGTCGACGAGCCGCACGTGCACTACGGCATCACGCCGCGCGATGTGCTGCACACTTTGTCGCGCGCGTTGACCGAACTGCGCGTGCCGCATCCGCTGCATGTGCACGCGAGCAATCTCGGCGTGCCCGGCAATATCGACTCGACGATCGCCACCATGGATGCCGCCGACGGGCTGCCGATCCATCTCACGCATATCCAGTTTCATAGCTATGGCACCGAGGGTCCGCAAAAATTTTCATCGGGCGCGCGGCAGATCGCGGAAGCGGTGAACGCGCGGCCGAACGTGTCGATCGACGTCGGCCAGATCATCTTCGGACAGACCGTCACGGCCTCCGGTGACACCATGATGCAGTTCCGCAACACGCCGCTCGCGCGGCCGCACAAATGGGTGGTCGGCGATATCGAATGCGACGCGGGCTGTGGCGTGGTGCCGTTCCGCTATCGCGAGCAGAGCTATGTGAATGCATTGCAGTGGATCATCGGGCTCGAAATCTTTTTGCTGGTCGACGACCCGTGGCGTGTCGCGATGACAACCGATCATCCGAACGGCGGCCCGTTTACGAGCTATCCGCATCTGATCCGTCTGCTGATGGACAAATCGTTTCGCGACGAGCAGCTCGCGAAGCTCAATGCCGACGCGCAAGTGGCGAGCGCGTTGCCGCAGTTGCAACGCGAGTTCTCGCTGTACGAGATCGCCATCATCACGCGCGCCGGTCCGGCTCGCCTGCTCGGACTGCGCGACCGGGGCCATCTGGGCGTGGGCGCCGCGGCGGATATTGCCGTCTATCGCGATGTCGCGGACCGCGAGCGGATGTTTACGTCGCCCGCTTATGTGTTCAAGGACGGCGAACTGGTCGCGCGCGACGGCACGCTCGTCGCCACGCCCACGGGCGGCATCCATTTCGTCTCGCCCGAATTCGATCGCGGCATCGAGAAGACGCTGCGCGCCTACAGCGACGCTAATCTCGCGAGCAACTTCGCGCATGCGGCCATCAGCGACGACGAGATCTGCAATTGCTGCCGCGGCGGCAGATTGCTGCCGGTCGAAAGTCTCGCGAACGGCTGA